The following DNA comes from Agromyces mangrovi.
CCGAGCTTCTCCAGCGCCCGCGCGAGCGCCTCGGGGTGGCGGGTGGTCATCGCCCCCGTGGCATCCGCCAGGTATTCGCGCTGACGGGAGACGGCGAGCTGCACGACCGTCGCCACGATCGGCGCGATGAGCATCGCGGCGAGGCCGACGATGAAGACGACCGGGTTCTGGTTGTTGCCGCGGCCGAAGAACGCCATGCGCAGGAACATGTCGGCGATGAAGCCGACCGCGACGACGAGGCCGAACACGATCATCGAGACGCGGATGTCGTAGTTGCGCACGTGACCGAGTTCGTGCGCCATGACGCCCTCGAGCTCGGAGTCGTCCATGATGTCGAGCAGCCCGGTGGTCGCCGCGACGATCGCGTGCTCGGGGTCTCGCCCGGTCGCGAACGCGTTCGGCGCGGGGTCGTTGACGATGTAGACCTTCGGCATGGGCGTGCCGGTCGCGATCGACAGGTTCTCGACCGTGTTCCAGAGGCGCGGGTGGTCGGCCTTCGTACGCACCTGCACCGCGCCCGACATCGAGATGGCCTGCTTGTCGGCCATGAAGTACTGGAACAGCGCGTAGCCGCCCGCGAACAGCACCGTCCAGATGAGGATGGCCCAGCTCTGGTACACGTAGGCCGCGAGCCATCCGAGCCCGCCGATGATGGCGAGGAACAGGATGATGATGAAGACGGTGTTGCGCTTGTTCTTCGCGATCGCGCGATACATCTAGCGCCTAGAACTGCACGCGAGGGGCTCGGCGATCGCCGCCGGCTCGTCGACCTCGAAGAACTCGCGCTCGCTGAACCCGAGGCCCCGCACGAACAGGGTGTTCGGGAAGACCTTGATCTTGGTGTTCAGCTCGCGCACCCCGCCGTTGTAGAACCGGCGGGCGGCCTGGATCTTGTCTTCGGTGTCCACGATCTCGGCCTGCAGCTGGAGGAAGTTCTGGCTCGCCTGCAGCTGCGGGTACGCCTCGGCGACGGCGAAGATCGACTTCAGCGCCTGCTGCATGTGGTTCTCAGCAGCGGATGCCTCGGCCGGACCCTGCGCGGAGAGTGTCTCGGCGCGCGCCTTGGTGACGTTCTCGAAGACGGACTTCTCGTGCGCGGCGTAGCCCTTGACCGTGTTGATCAGGTTCGGCAGCAGGTCGGCCCTGCGCTTCAGCTGCACGGTGATGTCGCTCCACGCCTCGTCCACCCGCACGTTGAGCGTGACGAGCGAGTTGTACGTCGCCCACAGGTAGATGCCGACGATGACGACCAGCGCGACGACGATGAGGACGGGGATCAGCCATTCCATGGCGAATGCTCCTTGCGACAAGGCAAACGTGCGGGATGTGCACAATCCTACTCGCCGCGCTGTGCGGCACCTGTGGGATCTCCCTGATTGTGGGCGAGTTCCGAGGCAGCGGACCCCGGTCGCCGCCTCAGGCGCCCAGCACCCGGTCGAGGTAGGGGTTCGCGAACCGTCGTTCCGGGTCGAGCCGGTCGCGCACCGCGAGGAAGTCGTCGAACCTGGGGTACGCCTCGCGCAGGTACTCGGCCGTGCGCGTGTGCATCTTGCCCCAGTGCGGGCGGCCGCCGTGCGCGACCATGATCTCCTCGACGCCGGCGAAGTACTCCGTCGGATCCTCGCGGAAGTACCGG
Coding sequences within:
- a CDS encoding M48 family metalloprotease, coding for MYRAIAKNKRNTVFIIILFLAIIGGLGWLAAYVYQSWAILIWTVLFAGGYALFQYFMADKQAISMSGAVQVRTKADHPRLWNTVENLSIATGTPMPKVYIVNDPAPNAFATGRDPEHAIVAATTGLLDIMDDSELEGVMAHELGHVRNYDIRVSMIVFGLVVAVGFIADMFLRMAFFGRGNNQNPVVFIVGLAAMLIAPIVATVVQLAVSRQREYLADATGAMTTRHPEALARALEKLGAYGRPMRKQSSSMAHLWIADPIKPGVIDRLFATHPPIPERVERLRTMGGSF